A window from Felis catus isolate Fca126 chromosome B1, F.catus_Fca126_mat1.0, whole genome shotgun sequence encodes these proteins:
- the GSR gene encoding glutathione reductase, mitochondrial isoform X2, whose amino-acid sequence MPTTPREAMIAGAPRPGGRPSPSGCAFCWKVNVGCVPKKVMWNTAVHSEFMHDHVDYGFQSCESKFNWRVIKEKRDAYVSRLNTIYQNNLTKSHIEIIHGHAAFTSDPKPTVEVSGNKYTAPHILIATGGVPSRPQESEIPGASLGITSDGFFQLEELPGRSVIVGAGYIAVEIAGILSALGSKTSLMIRHDKVLRNFDSIISSNCTEELENSGIEVLKYSQVKEVKKTSSGLELCMVTSIPGRNPTLTTIPDVDCLLWAIGRDPNSSGLNLNKVGIQTDDKGHIIVDEFQNTSVKGVYAVGDVCGKALLTPVAIAAGRKLAHRLFECKKDSKLDYDNIPTVVFSHPPIGTVGLTEDEAIRKYGKENVKTYSTTFTPMYHAVTKRKTKCVMKMVCATKEEKVVGIHMQGIGCDEMLQGFAVAVKMGATKADFDNTVAIHPTSSEELVTLR is encoded by the exons gtaaTGTGGAACACGGCTGTCCATTCTGAATTCATGCACGATCATGTTGATTATGGCTTTCAAAGTTGTGAGAGTAAATTCAATTGGCG TGTTATAAAGGAAAAGCGTGATGCCTATGTGAGCCGCCTGAATACCATCTATCAAAATAACCTAACCAAG TCCCATATAGAAATCATCCATGGCCATGCAGCATTCACAAGTGATCCCAAGCCCACAGTAGAAGTCAGTGGGAACAAATACACTGCTCCTCACATCCTGATTGCCACTGGTGGCGTGCCCTCTCGTCCTCAGGAGAGCGAGATCCCTG GTGCCAGCCTAGGAATTACCAGTGATGGATTTTTCCAACTGGAAGAATTGCCTGG TCGCAGCGTCATTGTCGGTGCGGGTTACATTGCCGTAGAGATAGCTGGGATTCTTTCTGCTCTGGGTTCAAAGACATCGCTGATGATACGCCATGATAAG GTACTTAGAAATTTTGATTCAATTATCAGTTCAAACTGCACTGAAGAGCTGGAGAATTCTGGCATAGAGGTCCTGAAGTACTCACAG GTCAAGGAAGTTAAAAAGACTTCCTCAGGCTTGGAACTCTGCATGGTTACTTCAATTCCTGGTAGGAATCCCACCTTGACCACGATTCCAGATGTTGACTGCCTGCTTTGGGCCATTGGGCGGGACCCAAATTCCAGTGGCCTGAATTTGAACAAAGTG GGGATTCAAACTGATGATAAAGGTCACATCATAGTTGATGAATTCCAGAATACCAGCGTAAAAGGTGTCTATGCAGTTGGAGATGTGTGTGGAAAAGCTCTTCTCACTCCAG TTGCCATAGCTGCTGGCCGAAAACTTGCCCATAGACTTTTTGAATGCAAAAAAGATTCCAAACTAGACTATGACAACATCCCCACTGTTGTCTTCAGCCACCCCCCTATTGGAACAGTGGGACTCACAGAAG ATGAGGCCATTCGTAAATacggaaaagaaaatgtgaagaccTATTCAACCACCTTTACCCCAATGTATCATGCAGttaccaaaaggaaaacaaaatgtgtgaTGAAAATGGTTTGTGCCACCAAAGAGGAGAAG gtggTTGGGATCCATATGCAAGGAATCGGGTGTGATGAAATGCTGCAGGGTTTTGCTGTTGCAGTGAAAATGGGAGCAACAAAAGCTGACTTTGACAACACGGTTGCCATTCACCCTACCTCGTCAGAAGAACTGGTGACACTTCGTTGA